One genomic segment of Rivularia sp. PCC 7116 includes these proteins:
- a CDS encoding ABC transporter ATP-binding protein: protein MQKEIISLRNITKFFTGSENPAVNNVSFSLKQGDILALVGPSGCGKTTLLRIIGGFESPQQGEVLIGEEKVCCPIAWVPPEKRDIGIVFQDYALFPHLTVKENVAFGLKNLDKNQVEKRVSEVLNLVGLTNFATRYPYELSGGQQQRVALARALAPKPKLMLLDEPLSNLDIQVRLQLREEIRDILKLAGTSAIFITHDQEEALAIADVVGVMRQGHLEQIGTPEEIYSHPASRFVAEFVTQANFLPARRQGNDWETEIGCFEIQGNHGCNTGEIMIRQEDFIIEPDNEAEVKITKRRFLGREYRYCLETPSGREIHARTMVDTIIPEGTFVKISIADDAVKVFLEEG from the coding sequence ATGCAAAAAGAAATTATTAGTTTACGAAATATCACCAAATTTTTTACAGGAAGTGAAAACCCTGCGGTAAATAATGTCTCTTTCTCGTTAAAGCAAGGGGATATACTAGCTTTAGTGGGTCCTTCGGGTTGCGGTAAGACAACTTTATTGAGAATCATTGGTGGTTTTGAATCTCCGCAACAGGGAGAAGTACTAATTGGAGAAGAAAAAGTTTGTTGCCCTATAGCTTGGGTACCACCAGAAAAACGGGATATCGGAATAGTGTTTCAAGATTACGCACTTTTTCCCCATTTAACGGTAAAGGAAAACGTAGCCTTTGGATTAAAAAATCTAGATAAAAATCAAGTTGAAAAACGGGTTTCGGAAGTATTAAACTTGGTAGGACTGACGAATTTTGCAACTCGTTATCCTTACGAACTTTCTGGGGGACAACAACAACGAGTAGCTTTAGCTCGTGCTTTAGCACCAAAACCAAAATTAATGCTTTTGGACGAGCCACTGTCTAATCTTGATATTCAAGTTAGATTGCAGTTGCGAGAAGAAATTCGAGATATTCTCAAACTTGCTGGCACATCGGCAATTTTTATTACCCACGACCAAGAAGAAGCTTTAGCAATTGCAGACGTAGTAGGAGTTATGCGTCAGGGACACTTAGAACAAATAGGCACACCAGAAGAAATTTACAGCCATCCAGCATCCCGATTTGTGGCAGAATTTGTTACTCAAGCTAATTTTTTACCAGCCCGCCGTCAAGGTAATGATTGGGAAACGGAAATAGGTTGTTTTGAAATTCAAGGGAATCATGGCTGCAATACGGGAGAAATAATGATTCGCCAAGAAGATTTTATTATAGAACCAGATAATGAAGCCGAAGTCAAAATTACCAAACGGCGATTTTTAGGAAGAGAATACCGTTATTGTTTAGAAACTCCTTCCGGTAGAGAAATTCACGCTAGAACAATGGTTGATACAATAATACCCGAAGGAACATTTGTGAAAATATCAATCGCAGATGATGCGGTGAAAGTGTTTTTGGAGGAAGGGTAA
- a CDS encoding murein transglycosylase A, whose product MQSKLHYSHKLTKLIFATCLCCLPLIACNNQQQISQDNQTPTAEPQTTSTQAPLSLQTSPQDDKYFLDNQIWGENGDKQNLLKAIDYSLGYLQTPQAKEAYQKYIVPEITRERVEKSLKRFRELVVNSQNAEELQAAVNEEFVFYKSIGSDNQGNILFTGYYKPIYQASRKPTAEYRYPVYRLPDDFNSWSKPHPTRLELEGADALQAEKGKLKGLELFWLKSRIDAFIAQVQGSAVLEFSDGTTTSINYAGNTDHEYVSLGKELIKDGKLEQEGITLEKVLNYLEENPESQDKYLPRNPRFIFFKDTKDAAAIGSLNVPVTPERSIATDKSLMPPGALAIIRAKFPFINQGQIEQRLVSRYVLDQDTGGAIKSPGRVDYYIGIGKQAGDRAGAIVNQGELYYPLLKN is encoded by the coding sequence ATGCAATCTAAACTACATTATTCTCATAAATTAACAAAGCTAATTTTTGCAACTTGTCTTTGCTGCTTACCTTTAATAGCTTGTAACAATCAACAGCAAATCAGCCAAGATAATCAAACGCCAACCGCAGAACCTCAAACTACTTCTACTCAAGCACCTTTATCATTACAAACGTCACCACAAGATGATAAATATTTTCTTGACAATCAAATCTGGGGAGAAAATGGAGATAAGCAAAATTTATTGAAAGCAATTGATTATAGTTTAGGCTATCTGCAAACACCACAAGCAAAAGAAGCTTATCAAAAATATATTGTTCCCGAAATCACCCGAGAAAGAGTTGAAAAAAGCTTGAAAAGATTTCGTGAATTAGTTGTTAATTCTCAAAATGCTGAAGAATTACAGGCTGCTGTTAACGAAGAATTTGTATTTTATAAATCTATCGGTTCGGATAATCAAGGAAATATTTTATTTACTGGTTATTACAAACCAATTTACCAAGCCAGTCGCAAACCAACAGCAGAATATCGCTACCCAGTTTATCGCTTACCGGATGATTTTAATAGTTGGAGTAAACCCCATCCCACTCGTTTAGAATTGGAAGGTGCAGATGCTTTACAAGCAGAAAAAGGTAAACTTAAAGGTTTGGAATTATTTTGGTTAAAATCCCGCATAGATGCTTTTATCGCTCAAGTTCAAGGCTCTGCGGTTTTGGAATTTTCTGATGGTACTACCACTTCAATTAATTATGCAGGAAATACCGACCATGAATATGTCAGTTTGGGGAAAGAATTAATTAAAGATGGGAAATTAGAACAAGAAGGAATTACTCTAGAAAAAGTTCTTAATTACCTAGAAGAAAATCCCGAAAGCCAAGATAAATATTTACCTAGAAATCCCCGTTTTATATTTTTTAAAGATACTAAAGATGCTGCTGCAATCGGTAGTCTCAATGTTCCAGTTACCCCAGAAAGGTCAATTGCTACAGATAAATCCTTAATGCCTCCCGGTGCATTAGCTATAATACGCGCAAAATTCCCATTTATCAATCAAGGTCAAATTGAACAGCGTTTGGTAAGTCGCTACGTTCTCGATCAAGATACCGGAGGTGCAATCAAAAGTCCTGGTAGAGTTGATTACTATATCGGTATTGGTAAACAAGCAGGCGATCGCGCTGGTGCGATTGTGAATCAAGGAGAGCTTTATTATCCGTTGTTGAAGAATTGA
- a CDS encoding iron ABC transporter permease, whose product MSKAARPPLFLTIAAVVVAIAIALPLFYLVIRATYAGGEELWQLFTRQQNLIILFNSIVLMAVVALLSAVISVPLAFLTVRTDLPKRRFWLIATTLPLAVPSYVGSFALIGAFAPRGSFLQILLEPLGVEELPSIYGWFGAILALTLFTYPYMLLSLRSALQGLDPSLEEAARSMGYNSRDTFIKVVLPQLNPSLIAGGLLVALYALRDFGTPSLMQFDAFTQAIFIQYQASFNRDAAAALSLVLVTIVMFMLWLEYRMRSRAAYYTRGTSSFRPAKLVKLGAWKLPALLFCGLITFLGVVLPVITIIFWLIQGFVTEYEFIDLLQPTVNSITAAGLAAIVTTLFALPIAILSVRFPSKMIAVIERSTYICFGVPGIVVALSLVFFGANYLPILYQTLPMLIFAYLVLFLQQSIGTVRTSLLQVNPQIEEASRSLGKSSWQTLKQVTLPLVSPGIFSGTVLVFLTAMKELPATMLLSPTGFDTLAVEIWKATENVDFADAAAGSLMILIVSMASTFVVLSQDKSNQKV is encoded by the coding sequence GTGTCAAAGGCGGCTCGTCCCCCGTTATTTCTGACTATCGCGGCAGTGGTGGTAGCAATCGCGATCGCTTTACCGTTGTTTTATCTGGTGATTCGTGCAACGTATGCTGGTGGTGAGGAGTTGTGGCAATTATTTACCCGCCAGCAAAATCTGATTATTTTATTCAATAGTATTGTTTTGATGGCGGTGGTAGCATTGCTATCTGCAGTAATTTCTGTTCCTTTGGCATTTTTAACTGTGCGAACGGATTTACCAAAACGACGTTTTTGGTTGATAGCAACCACATTACCTTTAGCCGTACCCAGTTATGTTGGCAGTTTTGCGTTGATTGGGGCTTTTGCACCTCGCGGCAGTTTTCTGCAAATTCTACTCGAACCTTTAGGTGTGGAAGAGTTACCTTCTATTTATGGTTGGTTTGGGGCAATTCTGGCATTAACTTTGTTTACTTATCCTTATATGCTATTAAGTCTGCGTTCGGCACTGCAAGGGTTAGACCCTTCTTTGGAAGAAGCAGCTCGCAGTATGGGTTACAACAGTAGAGATACTTTTATCAAAGTAGTTTTACCACAGCTTAACCCATCATTGATTGCCGGAGGATTATTAGTAGCTTTGTATGCTTTGCGAGATTTTGGTACCCCTTCCCTAATGCAGTTCGATGCTTTTACCCAAGCTATTTTTATTCAATATCAAGCCAGCTTTAACCGCGATGCAGCTGCGGCTTTATCTTTGGTATTGGTAACAATAGTAATGTTTATGTTGTGGCTGGAATATCGAATGCGTTCCCGTGCAGCATACTATACTCGCGGTACATCATCATTTCGTCCGGCAAAGCTAGTTAAATTAGGAGCGTGGAAATTACCAGCTCTGCTGTTTTGCGGATTAATTACTTTCTTGGGTGTGGTGCTGCCAGTAATCACCATTATATTTTGGTTAATTCAAGGATTTGTGACTGAATACGAATTTATTGATTTACTGCAACCAACGGTTAATTCAATTACAGCAGCAGGATTAGCAGCTATTGTTACGACTTTATTTGCTTTACCAATTGCCATACTATCAGTTAGATTTCCTTCTAAAATGATTGCTGTAATTGAACGTTCAACGTATATTTGTTTTGGCGTTCCGGGAATTGTTGTTGCTCTATCCTTGGTATTTTTTGGTGCTAATTATTTACCGATATTATACCAAACTTTACCCATGTTGATTTTTGCTTATTTGGTATTATTTCTACAGCAATCAATTGGAACTGTGCGTACTTCTTTACTGCAAGTCAATCCTCAAATAGAAGAAGCATCGCGTAGTTTAGGTAAATCATCTTGGCAAACTTTAAAACAAGTCACTTTACCTTTAGTTAGTCCGGGTATTTTCAGCGGTACTGTATTAGTCTTTCTCACAGCAATGAAAGAATTACCCGCTACTATGCTGCTTTCACCAACCGGCTTTGATACTCTTGCCGTCGAAATTTGGAAAGCTACAGAAAACGTTGATTTTGCGGATGCCGCAGCAGGTTCATTAATGATATTAATAGTATCTATGGCATCAACTTTTGTTGTTTTATCTCAAGATAAAAGTAATCAAAAAGTATAA